One Arcobacter arenosus DNA window includes the following coding sequences:
- a CDS encoding TAXI family TRAP transporter solute-binding subunit, translated as MMNYKMSSLGKKIASVAVISALSVPAFAAEFITIGTGSVTGTYYPTGGAVCRLVNKYKKETKIRCSVESTGGSVYNINTIKNGELDFGIAQSDVVYQAANGTKKFEGKPVKKLRSVMAIYPELFTLVTRKEAGIKNITDIKGKRINLGNPGSGNEATALSMFKALGMSKADLGFAGVLKAGEAPDALRDNKIDGYFYMVGHPTANIKDASNSVDIAITPINGEKIDAFVKANPYFAQADVPAGLYKGVDEAVPTFGVKAVLVTSTDVSDKAVYTLVKAILENFDDFKKLHPAYANITKESLLDGLSAPLHEGAKKYFKEAGLQ; from the coding sequence ATGATGAATTATAAAATGTCATCTTTGGGGAAGAAAATTGCTAGTGTAGCAGTTATTTCAGCACTAAGTGTTCCTGCATTTGCTGCAGAGTTTATTACAATTGGTACAGGAAGTGTTACTGGAACATATTATCCTACAGGTGGAGCGGTTTGTAGACTAGTTAATAAATATAAAAAAGAAACAAAAATTAGATGTTCTGTTGAATCAACTGGTGGTTCTGTATATAACATCAATACAATTAAAAACGGTGAGTTAGATTTTGGTATCGCACAATCAGATGTAGTATATCAAGCTGCTAATGGAACTAAAAAATTTGAAGGTAAGCCTGTTAAAAAGCTTAGATCAGTAATGGCTATTTATCCAGAACTGTTTACTCTTGTAACAAGAAAAGAAGCAGGAATTAAAAATATTACGGATATTAAAGGTAAAAGAATTAACCTTGGAAATCCAGGATCAGGAAATGAAGCAACTGCACTTTCTATGTTCAAAGCTTTAGGAATGAGTAAAGCTGATTTAGGTTTTGCTGGTGTTTTAAAAGCTGGTGAAGCTCCAGATGCATTAAGAGACAATAAAATTGATGGATATTTCTATATGGTAGGACATCCTACTGCAAATATTAAAGACGCATCAAACTCTGTAGATATTGCAATTACTCCAATTAATGGTGAAAAAATTGATGCTTTTGTTAAAGCAAATCCATACTTTGCACAAGCAGATGTTCCTGCTGGATTATATAAAGGTGTAGATGAAGCTGTTCCAACATTTGGTGTAAAAGCAGTTTTAGTTACATCAACTGATGTAAGTGACAAAGCAGTTTATACTTTAGTTAAAGCTATTTTAGAAAACTTTGATGACTTCAAAAAACTTCACCCAGCATACGCAAATATTACAAAAGAATCTTTATTAGATGGACTAAGTGCTCCATTACATGAAGGTGCAAAAAAATACTTCAAAGAAGCAGGATTACAATAA
- the grpE gene encoding nucleotide exchange factor GrpE, with the protein MSEKQEEINEEVVQNEEVQTQENVEETTESNEEPKELSAEEKIAELEAKLKESEDKYFRVHADFENIKKRLEKEKYQAIDYASEKFAKDLLAPIDTLEMALAAEEAAKDMPAEELLAKLKEGVELTIKNFYTAFEKHDITLVETDGEFDPNFHDAVMQVDSPDHETGQIVQRLQKGYKFKDRLLRAAMVSIAN; encoded by the coding sequence TTGAGTGAAAAACAAGAAGAAATAAATGAAGAAGTAGTACAAAATGAAGAGGTTCAAACTCAAGAAAATGTTGAAGAAACAACAGAATCTAATGAAGAGCCAAAGGAATTAAGTGCAGAAGAAAAAATTGCTGAACTTGAAGCAAAGTTAAAAGAAAGTGAAGATAAATATTTTAGAGTTCATGCCGATTTTGAAAATATTAAAAAAAGATTAGAAAAAGAGAAATATCAAGCAATTGATTATGCATCTGAAAAGTTTGCAAAAGATTTACTAGCACCAATTGATACTCTTGAAATGGCACTTGCTGCTGAAGAAGCAGCAAAAGATATGCCAGCAGAGGAGCTTTTAGCAAAACTAAAAGAGGGTGTTGAGTTAACTATTAAAAACTTCTACACTGCATTTGAAAAGCATGATATTACATTAGTTGAAACAGATGGGGAATTTGATCCAAATTTCCATGATGCTGTAATGCAAGTTGATAGCCCAGACCATGAAACTGGACAAATTGTTCAAAGGTTACAAAAAGGTTATAAGTTTAAGGATAGACTGCTTAGAGCAGCTATGGTTTCAATAGCAAATTAG
- a CDS encoding murein transglycosylase A, which translates to MKKLTIITTIFILLFTGCSLKDFKKYEKLSISKANVKKINIDEIDGFYEDDLDLALEVFKKDCQRAKRYELFKDVCQKVNDYTNPSKFFTENFTAYELYNSNGTDTGIITGYYEPLLHGSLTQSETYKYPIYKTPDDMLMIDLSDSYPELKKYRLRGKLVNGKVISYDDREDLNKRDDLEAICYVNDEVDLFFLQIQGSGKIQLDTGEVINVGYANQNGHKYFAIGRALLKEGVLQEYGASLQGIKAYLKDNPHRIDEILNQNRSYIFFSKREQGATGALGSELVGGRNLAVDKRYIPLGMPVFINTKSSVTKEKINRLMVAADVGGAIKGEIRADFFFGHGENAELEAGGMKEQGKLTILVPNN; encoded by the coding sequence ATGAAGAAACTTACAATCATAACAACAATATTTATTTTACTATTTACAGGTTGTTCACTAAAAGACTTTAAAAAATATGAAAAACTATCAATTTCTAAAGCAAATGTAAAAAAAATAAATATAGATGAGATAGATGGGTTTTATGAAGATGATTTAGATTTAGCATTAGAAGTATTTAAAAAAGATTGCCAAAGAGCAAAAAGATATGAACTTTTTAAAGATGTTTGTCAAAAAGTAAATGATTATACAAATCCTTCAAAGTTTTTTACAGAAAATTTTACAGCTTATGAATTATATAATTCAAATGGAACTGATACAGGGATAATAACAGGTTATTATGAGCCCCTTTTACATGGAAGCCTTACACAAAGTGAAACTTATAAATATCCAATTTACAAAACACCAGATGATATGTTGATGATTGATTTAAGTGATTCTTATCCAGAACTAAAAAAATATAGATTAAGAGGAAAACTTGTAAATGGTAAAGTTATCTCTTATGATGATAGGGAAGATTTAAATAAAAGAGATGATTTAGAAGCTATTTGTTATGTGAATGATGAGGTAGATTTATTCTTTTTACAAATACAAGGTTCTGGTAAAATACAATTAGACACTGGTGAAGTTATAAATGTGGGGTATGCTAATCAAAATGGGCATAAATATTTTGCTATTGGTAGAGCTTTATTAAAAGAGGGAGTTTTACAAGAATATGGTGCAAGTTTACAAGGTATAAAAGCTTATTTAAAAGATAATCCTCATAGAATTGATGAAATTTTAAATCAAAATAGAAGCTATATTTTCTTTTCTAAAAGAGAACAAGGTGCAACAGGGGCACTTGGTTCTGAGTTAGTTGGAGGAAGGAATTTAGCAGTTGATAAAAGATATATTCCCCTTGGAATGCCTGTATTTATAAATACAAAATCTTCTGTAACTAAAGAAAAGATAAATAGACTTATGGTTGCAGCTGATGTAGGGGGAGCAATTAAAGGTGAAATAAGAGCAGATTTCTTTTTTGGACATGGGGAGAATGCAGAGTTAGAAGCTGGTGGAATGAAAGAACAAGGAAAACTTACAATTTTAGTTCCAAATAATTAG
- a CDS encoding heat-shock protein, with amino-acid sequence MDKKEFLLHSIIKAYIEHLEPIGSSQLKSMYDISYSPATIRGYFKKLGDEGFLAQEHVSSGRTPTTEALKMYWRNKLNFRLEYVDERAIAYLSNDLGMSVFIQDQKSDILKNILNVENRYMILEFTSFAITIKYSDALYRFLSDMVSLELVHIVNIAKQVGAMEIYEQVSQYLQNKNFHIYNTKEFFSLALKYNFDEKSINSFLKGVVLDSIEEGLYFDGIVPEGYIGICHKCRIDNQDIKMLVVGELSKDYEYFYNKISMV; translated from the coding sequence ATGGATAAAAAAGAGTTTTTATTACATTCAATTATTAAAGCTTACATTGAACATCTGGAGCCTATTGGTTCTAGTCAATTAAAATCAATGTATGATATTTCATATTCACCTGCAACAATTAGAGGATACTTTAAAAAGCTTGGAGATGAAGGTTTTCTTGCACAAGAACATGTAAGTTCAGGAAGAACACCTACAACTGAAGCTTTAAAAATGTATTGGAGAAATAAATTAAATTTTAGACTTGAATATGTTGATGAAAGAGCTATTGCATATTTATCAAATGATTTAGGGATGTCAGTATTTATTCAAGATCAAAAGTCTGATATTTTAAAAAACATTTTAAATGTTGAAAATAGATATATGATTTTAGAGTTTACATCCTTTGCAATTACAATTAAATATAGTGATGCTTTATATAGATTTTTAAGTGATATGGTTTCTCTTGAGTTAGTACATATTGTAAATATTGCTAAACAAGTTGGAGCAATGGAAATTTATGAGCAAGTTAGTCAATATCTTCAAAATAAAAATTTTCATATTTACAATACAAAAGAGTTTTTCTCTTTGGCACTAAAATACAACTTTGATGAAAAGAGCATTAACTCTTTTTTAAAAGGGGTTGTTTTAGACTCAATTGAAGAAGGTTTATATTTTGATGGTATTGTTCCTGAAGGGTATATCGGTATTTGTCATAAATGTAGAATAGACAATCAAGATATTAAGATGTTAGTGGTAGGGGAACTATCAAAAGATTATGAATATTTTTATAATAAAATTAGTATGGTTTAG
- the dnaK gene encoding molecular chaperone DnaK, whose product MSKVLGIDLGTTNSCMAVYEGGEAKVIPNKEGKNTTPSIVAFTDKGEVLVGDPAKRQAITNPEKTIYSVKRIMGLMMDEENAKEAQSKVGYKIVNRNGAAAVEIADKVYTPQEISAKILGKLKADAEEYLGATVTDAVITVPAYFNDAQRKATQEAGTIAGLNVLRIINEPTAASLAYGLDKKGEEKVLVYDLGGGTFDVTVLEIGDGTFEVLSTDGNAFLGGDDFDNAIIDWLAKEFQDENGFDIKNDKMALQRLKDAAENAKKELSSAESTEINLPFISMGQAGPVHLVKSLTRAKFESMTENLITETLDHIKTALKDAGLDKGEIQEVIMVGGSTRLPKANSVVKEFFGKDLNKGVNPDEVVAKGAAVQAGVLRGDVKDVLLLDVTPLSLGIETLGGVMTKLIEKGTTIPVKKSQVFSTAEDNQPAVSIHVGQGEREFAKDNKSLGMFELSDIPAAPRGVPQIEVTFDIDANGVLNVSAKDKGTGKENKITISGSSGLSDEEIEKMVNEAEANKEADAKKKELIDVRNQADALLHSTKKTLEENENAVSEEEKKAIIDAAAELEEILKDENATKEQIEEKVKSLTEKSHKLAEAMYAKEQQGQGGAQPNQKAKKDDDDVIDAEVE is encoded by the coding sequence ATGAGTAAAGTATTAGGTATAGATTTAGGTACAACAAACTCTTGTATGGCAGTTTATGAAGGTGGTGAAGCAAAAGTTATCCCAAATAAAGAGGGTAAAAATACAACTCCTTCAATTGTAGCATTTACTGATAAAGGTGAAGTTTTAGTTGGTGATCCAGCAAAAAGACAAGCTATTACAAACCCAGAAAAAACAATTTATTCTGTAAAAAGAATTATGGGTTTAATGATGGATGAAGAGAATGCTAAAGAAGCACAATCAAAAGTTGGATATAAAATCGTTAATAGAAACGGTGCTGCAGCAGTTGAAATTGCTGATAAAGTTTATACTCCGCAAGAAATTTCTGCAAAAATCTTAGGAAAATTAAAAGCAGATGCTGAAGAGTATTTAGGTGCAACTGTTACTGATGCAGTTATTACAGTTCCAGCATACTTCAATGATGCTCAAAGAAAAGCAACACAAGAAGCAGGTACAATTGCAGGTTTAAATGTATTAAGAATTATCAATGAGCCAACTGCTGCTTCATTAGCATATGGTTTAGATAAAAAAGGTGAAGAAAAAGTTCTAGTATACGATTTAGGTGGTGGTACATTTGACGTTACTGTTCTTGAAATTGGTGATGGAACATTTGAAGTACTTTCAACTGATGGTAATGCATTCTTAGGTGGAGATGACTTCGATAACGCTATTATTGATTGGTTAGCAAAAGAGTTCCAAGATGAGAATGGATTTGACATTAAAAATGACAAAATGGCATTACAAAGATTAAAAGATGCAGCTGAAAACGCTAAAAAAGAGTTGTCTTCTGCTGAATCAACTGAAATCAACTTACCATTTATCTCAATGGGACAAGCTGGACCAGTTCACTTAGTTAAATCTTTAACTAGAGCAAAATTTGAGTCAATGACTGAAAACTTAATTACTGAAACTTTAGATCACATCAAAACTGCACTTAAAGATGCTGGATTAGATAAAGGTGAGATTCAAGAAGTGATTATGGTTGGTGGTTCTACAAGATTACCAAAAGCAAACTCTGTTGTAAAAGAGTTCTTTGGAAAAGATTTAAATAAAGGTGTAAATCCTGATGAAGTTGTTGCAAAAGGTGCAGCGGTTCAAGCAGGTGTATTAAGAGGAGATGTTAAAGACGTATTATTATTAGACGTTACTCCTTTATCATTAGGTATTGAAACTCTTGGTGGAGTTATGACTAAACTTATTGAAAAAGGTACAACTATTCCTGTTAAAAAATCTCAAGTATTCTCTACTGCTGAAGATAACCAACCAGCTGTATCAATTCATGTTGGTCAAGGGGAAAGAGAATTTGCTAAAGATAATAAATCTTTAGGTATGTTTGAACTTTCTGATATCCCAGCAGCACCAAGAGGTGTTCCTCAAATTGAAGTAACATTTGATATTGATGCAAATGGTGTTTTAAATGTATCTGCTAAAGATAAAGGAACTGGAAAAGAGAATAAAATTACTATCTCTGGTTCATCTGGATTATCTGATGAAGAGATTGAAAAAATGGTAAATGAAGCAGAAGCGAATAAAGAAGCTGATGCTAAGAAAAAAGAGTTAATTGATGTTAGAAATCAAGCTGATGCATTATTACACTCAACTAAAAAGACTTTAGAAGAAAATGAAAATGCAGTTTCTGAAGAAGAGAAAAAAGCTATTATTGATGCAGCTGCAGAATTAGAAGAGATTCTAAAAGATGAAAATGCAACAAAAGAGCAAATTGAAGAGAAAGTTAAATCATTAACTGAAAAATCTCACAAATTAGCTGAAGCAATGTATGCTAAAGAGCAACAAGGACAAGGTGGTGCTCAACCAAACCAAAAAGCTAAAAAAGATGACGACGATGTTATCGACGCTGAAGTAGAGTAA
- a CDS encoding phosphatidylserine decarboxylase, which produces MHITNIISQYFGKFAKTKFPSFIQKIINNGYVKFLGLNMSEFRNPKFYKSLNDLFTRELAIAREINKDENVFISPTDSFITQCGTLEKDLLLQIKGMEYSVEDMLTYHCAENFKKLNNGSYMNFYLSPKDYHRYHAPIDFEIKRLIHIPGKLYPVNLKYLNKQIDLFVENERVILECINDNKLFYMVFVGALNVGQMVFTFEPKVETNTDIRDIQIYEYEEKSVKKGDCLGYFKMGSTVVMVWEENSVEINNLLNQSVKFGEKIASKK; this is translated from the coding sequence ATGCATATTACAAATATAATTTCACAATATTTTGGAAAATTTGCAAAGACCAAGTTCCCATCTTTTATTCAAAAGATTATAAACAATGGTTATGTTAAATTTTTAGGTTTAAATATGAGTGAATTTAGAAACCCTAAATTTTATAAATCATTAAATGATTTATTTACAAGAGAGCTTGCTATTGCTAGGGAGATTAATAAAGATGAAAATGTTTTTATCTCACCAACGGATAGTTTTATCACTCAATGTGGAACTTTAGAAAAAGATTTATTACTTCAAATAAAAGGGATGGAATATTCTGTAGAGGATATGTTAACTTACCATTGTGCTGAGAATTTTAAAAAATTAAATAATGGTTCATATATGAATTTTTATCTTTCACCAAAAGATTATCACAGATATCATGCTCCAATTGATTTTGAAATAAAAAGATTAATTCATATTCCAGGGAAATTATATCCTGTAAATTTAAAGTATTTAAACAAACAAATTGATTTATTTGTTGAAAATGAAAGGGTGATTTTAGAGTGTATTAATGACAATAAACTTTTTTATATGGTTTTTGTTGGGGCTTTAAATGTTGGACAAATGGTATTTACTTTTGAACCAAAGGTTGAAACAAATACAGATATAAGAGATATCCAAATTTATGAGTATGAAGAAAAAAGTGTTAAAAAAGGTGATTGTTTAGGTTACTTTAAAATGGGTTCAACTGTAGTTATGGTTTGGGAAGAAAATAGTGTAGAAATTAATAATCTTCTTAACCAAAGTGTTAAGTTTGGTGAAAAAATAGCCTCAAAAAAATAA
- a CDS encoding TRAP transporter permease, with protein MGIYEEKPHTLKELEIEQADESQKVLNELEGQRVFGRKHYEFWLISTIALFWSLFQLYIVIEPTNSTISRSIHLAFALLLAFMIYPMMKKPYFLKKIRWFGYTFALIGMCSAGYIAYFFEEIALRPGDYKQLDIVVALIGIVILLEAGRRTLGLALSVIAIVFIAYDMLGPYMPELIIHKGASLNKLAGHMFLTTEGIFGVPLGVSTGFVFLFVLFGSLLDKAGAGEYFINLAFALLGKFRGGPAKASVVASGFTGIMSGSSIANTVTTGTFTIPLMKRTGFRPEQAGAVEVAASTNGQLMPPVMGAAAFIIAEFLGLAYTDVIFAAFIPAFVSYFALFYIVHLEALKLGLKGMNDKDLPPKWKTFVQGIHYLVPIFFLLYTLMILRESAASAAFNAIMLLMLLMVVQHPFRAFLAKEKITKDILLSGFVDILAGMISGAKNMIPIAVATALAGIVVGSITLTGLGQVLLDVIETLSDGNIFIILILAAVISLILGMGLPTTANYIVMASLTAPVILILAQDNGFIVPAIAAHLFVFYFGILADDTPPVGLAAYAAAGIAKADPIKTGIQGFKYDIRTAILPFMFFFNPELLLISEVDPLNPANPNGWVWITNPLEIAVIFSTAFIGMMAFSCFTQGYFIARTNIVERFIFLGIVPFMFLPKVVQEFMQLPSHYLSYAIGIFIFVGLYLLQKSKIKKAS; from the coding sequence ATGGGTATTTATGAAGAAAAACCACACACCCTCAAAGAACTTGAAATTGAGCAAGCAGATGAATCACAAAAGGTTTTAAATGAACTAGAAGGACAAAGGGTTTTTGGAAGAAAACATTATGAATTTTGGTTAATTTCAACAATCGCTTTATTTTGGTCATTATTTCAACTTTATATTGTTATTGAGCCAACAAACTCAACTATATCAAGGTCTATTCACTTAGCATTTGCATTATTACTAGCATTTATGATTTATCCAATGATGAAAAAACCTTATTTTCTTAAAAAAATAAGATGGTTCGGATACACCTTTGCATTAATTGGTATGTGTAGTGCAGGATATATTGCTTACTTTTTCGAAGAGATTGCATTAAGACCTGGGGATTATAAACAACTTGATATTGTTGTTGCATTAATAGGAATTGTAATCTTATTAGAAGCAGGAAGAAGAACACTAGGACTTGCTTTATCTGTTATTGCAATTGTCTTTATTGCTTACGATATGCTTGGGCCTTATATGCCTGAACTTATTATTCACAAAGGTGCTAGTTTAAATAAACTAGCAGGTCATATGTTTTTAACAACAGAGGGAATTTTTGGAGTTCCACTTGGTGTATCAACGGGATTTGTATTTTTATTTGTACTATTTGGTTCACTTTTAGATAAAGCAGGAGCTGGAGAGTATTTTATTAATCTTGCATTTGCACTACTTGGAAAATTTAGAGGTGGTCCAGCAAAAGCTTCAGTTGTAGCTTCTGGTTTTACTGGAATTATGAGTGGAAGTTCAATTGCAAATACTGTTACAACAGGAACTTTTACAATTCCTCTTATGAAAAGAACAGGATTTAGACCAGAACAAGCAGGTGCAGTAGAAGTTGCTGCTTCTACAAATGGTCAGCTTATGCCTCCTGTTATGGGTGCTGCTGCTTTTATTATCGCTGAGTTTTTAGGTTTAGCTTATACAGATGTAATCTTTGCAGCTTTTATCCCTGCTTTTGTTTCTTATTTTGCACTATTTTATATAGTACATTTAGAGGCATTAAAGCTTGGTCTTAAAGGGATGAATGATAAAGATTTACCACCAAAATGGAAAACCTTTGTTCAAGGTATTCACTATTTAGTTCCAATTTTCTTCTTATTATATACCTTAATGATATTAAGAGAGTCTGCTGCAAGTGCTGCATTTAATGCAATTATGCTTTTAATGCTTCTAATGGTAGTTCAACATCCATTCAGAGCTTTTTTAGCAAAAGAGAAAATCACAAAAGATATTTTACTTTCTGGTTTTGTTGATATTTTAGCTGGTATGATTAGTGGAGCTAAAAATATGATTCCAATTGCTGTTGCTACAGCTTTGGCTGGTATTGTTGTTGGAAGTATTACACTAACAGGACTTGGACAAGTTTTACTTGATGTAATTGAAACTTTATCAGATGGAAATATTTTTATAATTCTTATTTTAGCAGCTGTTATTTCTCTAATTCTAGGGATGGGATTACCAACAACTGCAAATTATATAGTTATGGCATCATTGACTGCACCTGTTATTTTAATACTTGCACAAGATAATGGGTTTATAGTCCCTGCAATAGCAGCTCATCTTTTTGTGTTTTATTTTGGTATTTTAGCTGATGATACACCTCCAGTTGGGCTTGCAGCTTATGCAGCTGCTGGTATTGCAAAAGCAGATCCAATAAAAACTGGTATTCAAGGTTTTAAATATGATATTAGAACAGCTATCTTGCCGTTTATGTTCTTCTTTAACCCTGAATTACTTTTAATCTCAGAAGTTGACCCATTAAATCCTGCGAATCCAAATGGTTGGGTATGGATTACAAATCCTTTAGAAATAGCTGTTATATTCTCAACGGCATTTATAGGGATGATGGCATTTTCTTGTTTTACACAAGGATATTTTATTGCTAGAACAAATATTGTTGAAAGATTTATATTCTTAGGTATTGTTCCATTTATGTTCTTGCCAAAAGTGGTTCAAGAATTTATGCAACTACCAAGTCATTATTTATCATATGCAATTGGGATTTTTATTTTTGTAGGTTTATATCTACTTCAAAAATCGAAAATAAAAAAAGCATCCTAA
- a CDS encoding response regulator transcription factor, translated as MKAYITRVLLVEDEDVARKTLSFYLNTIFDEVVVACDGAEGSKVFKKNYDEEKQFDLVLTDLKMPNKDGMSMIDEIRELTPNQRFIIVSAHKNEDDLLKLINLRVLGYFVKPLNIDNMMEMLKKAKEEVLADNIVEEETKDYITLNKRYTYNTTSDKLYNEESIVKLSKKELDILKVLIDNLGEVVPVEKFKELVWGDINTNDSAFRTVMKRLKDKVKDDDFIVSHKGYGYIIEKLLIKD; from the coding sequence ATGAAAGCATATATAACTAGAGTTCTACTAGTTGAAGACGAAGATGTTGCAAGAAAAACACTCTCTTTTTACTTAAATACTATTTTTGATGAAGTTGTAGTAGCTTGCGATGGTGCAGAGGGTAGTAAAGTTTTCAAAAAAAACTATGATGAAGAAAAACAATTTGATTTAGTTTTAACAGACTTAAAAATGCCAAATAAAGATGGTATGTCTATGATTGATGAGATAAGAGAATTAACCCCTAATCAAAGATTTATAATTGTAAGTGCTCATAAAAATGAAGATGATTTGTTAAAACTTATTAATCTTAGGGTTTTAGGTTATTTTGTTAAACCATTAAATATTGACAATATGATGGAGATGTTAAAAAAAGCAAAAGAGGAAGTTCTTGCTGATAACATAGTTGAAGAGGAAACAAAAGATTATATTACTTTAAATAAAAGATATACTTACAATACAACAAGTGATAAATTATATAATGAAGAGTCAATCGTTAAATTATCTAAAAAAGAGCTTGATATTTTAAAAGTTTTAATTGATAATCTAGGTGAAGTTGTACCTGTTGAAAAGTTTAAAGAGTTAGTTTGGGGTGATATAAATACAAACGATTCTGCTTTTAGAACAGTAATGAAAAGATTAAAAGACAAAGTAAAAGATGATGACTTTATTGTATCTCATAAAGGGTACGGATATATCATCGAAAAACTATTAATAAAAGATTAA